The sequence GTCAATTAGTGAGTTCATTAGTGATATTAGTAATAGAACATAGACGTGAGTAGCACCTAGGAATTATCTAATCACTTTATTGGTTAATGTTCCGACCATTATCAAATCCCATGCAACCAGATATCGTGCTGCTTCTAAAACATCCTTGTCCATTGATACGTAGAATATCATGTCGCTAAAGCCCACTGTGTATCCTCCATCCTTATCTCGTACCAAGTTCTCCAGGACGTAATCGAGGCATTGATATTACCTGGAATTACCTGAGAAAGGTGAGGAAATTAACGAGACGGAGGATGAGGCGGGTTGGTATTAGTAATTAAATGCATTGGGCCTGTAAAGTGAGGGTAATTATTAAGTTACCTCCGTTCTGTCTACCAAAAACGATAAGCCCTAAATAAATCAATCCTCGAGTATGCATTTTTGCCCATCTATTTAATGTTTTTAAGTTGAACCGTCTCTGCTTGTTTTGATGCCTGATAAGTGGTTAATTAGGGACTTAAGGAGTGTGCTGGAGAGAGTTGATAGGGTTGGGCTGGGTTTTAGGGCTCAAAACCCTAGGTTACTTATCATAGTATTTTATGATCTTCATTGCCCTGGTTGTGCATTGCTTGAGGATGAGGCTGGTGACTACCTAATGGAGTTGTTTAGGGAGGGTAAGGCATCTCTTTACTTCGTTGATTACCCAGTACATAGAGGTATTGAGAAGCTCCACGCGGTTTTTCGATGTATCTATAGGAGGAATCCAACGGCCTTTCTTGAGGTGCTCAGGAGACACTATGAGGCTTACCTAAGTGGCAAGTTAAGTGGTGAGGATGCAATTGCTGAGGCTAGTAATGACTGCGTTAATGAGGAGTTGCAGAGGATCATGGAAGCAAGGTCTGTTGCGAAGGAACTGGGTGCTCCAGGAACACCGACAGTAATAATCGGTAATTTAGTTAAAAATATTGGGCAGGGAATATTTGGGTACCCAGGAATAACAAGGCTTATGAAGACCATAGAGGAGTTCTACGTATACTAGGGCGTCGTTACAGCTTATTAAGTAATTTACTGATTAAAAATCCCTTGCCTCTTTAATTAAATAATAGTTTAAAATTAAGCTCATTATTTTGAGATTTCGTTAGAGAGTAAGCACTAGGTGGCTAACTAAGTTCATTATTGGGTGTATTAGCCATGTTGGTGGTATTGTTGTTGACAGAACTATTATTGTGAAGGCCAGCATTAATCCCTCGGCCAAGCCACCCCGCCACCCAGTCCCTAATTCTCTAGCTAGCCTAACGTAGTAAGGCACTGAAATCACAGAGTTTATCACGAGGAGCACCGCAAGCCAAGTGAGGTTTCCATAAACCAGGGCGATTATTATGTATAACTTTGACCAGAAACCAAGGAGTGGTGGTGTTCCAATAAAGGCTAGGGATATTAACCAGGTACTAACTGCATTATTACCCTTCGAGAATATGGTATTAAAGAATCCCATCTTACCTACAGCATTCATGAATAACTGCAGTAATAAACCAACCAGAGCAAGTTGTTGCGCACCCATTATAGCCGCTGCGAAGGCGGCCATCACATAACCCATGTTGGCTATTGATGAGTAAGCAAGAACCCTGGGGCTCTCTCTACTCGTTAATGCACCTATGTTGCCCAGGAACATTGATATCGTGGCGAAGGCGCCAGCCATGTAGGCCAGGTAGTAGGTCGGTATTCCATATAGTCCCATTGTTGTTAGCGTTATCTTTATGGCAACAATGAACGGAGCTATCTTGGCTATCGAGGCTATTATAGAGACCGGTATCGGGTTGCCCGCGGTGAATACATCTGGGACCCATTCATGCATTGGAGCTGCGCCAACCTCAAGGGATAAGCCGAGGAGTAATAGGGAGAAGCCTATTATGTAGGTTATTAGCGATGGTCCTGAGCTGATTATTATCGCGCCTACGAAGAAGAGCACTGTGGCTATTATCATGTTAACAACGTACTTGATACCAACCTCAATACTGACACTGGGATCACCCATTAGTATGAGTAAGTATGTTGGTGCTGAGATAAGCATTAGTGATAGTAGGACCAGTGCTAGGTCGCTTGTGTATAGGGCTAGTGCTGTGGCGAGTATCATTATGGAGATAAGCATGTAATCAACACCCCTTATTGACGAGTTTAACCTCATTAGTGTAATCATTCCAAGTATCCCAATAACCACAAGGAAAGCCACATAAGCCAATAAGTGAATGCCCGGGGTCATCAGGAGGATTAACATTGAAATTAACGGTGCTATCCAGGAATACCTCTTGGAACTATCACTGAGTAGTGTGGGTACTGTGCCAACTACGTTTATTATTGCCGAGACAAGGAGAATGTATGTGTAGGGGATGATCATCATGCATCACCCCAAGGACCATATTTAGGTATTACTCTTTGGCTCAACATACTGCTCACCACCAGCCTTAACTTCCTCAACCCTAACGGACTTCCTGATCCTATCCATGGACATTATGGCTATTATTAGTGTCATGAACTCCGTGGACGAAGCCAATATAGTGACAATAAGTATTCCGAAGGCAACGACAGGATTCACTGCAAACAATGGTATTAGGGCCAGGAATATTGCGTTAAACATGAGCTCCAGTGATATTAACACCCTAATTAGGTCATTAGCCCTCAATGCGCTGTAGTAGCCAATCATTAATATTATTGAGGCGAATCCGTAGATAATAGCCGAGTTCACTTCCATTGCTTATTCACCTCATGATAATACATTATCAGGCCAAGCATTATTGCCATGAGTAATGATGATAGTAATACCATTAGTAATAAGTTATTCATTGATGCAAACCCCGTTAATGACTGTGTTGTTAATGGTGAAACCCTGTACTCAGTCCACAGTGACGCTGTTATCACAGCTACTATGAATAATAGCATCGGCACCACCCAGGACTTACTAACACCACCCCTGTACTCAATACGCCTATACGTTGCCGCGAGGACTATGGTTATAGTTATTGTGGCACCAACAAACACCAGGTATATTAAAACAAAACCATAGGTTATACCAAATAGACCGTATATTGCACCAACGAGGCCGGTCGTTATCGCGAGATAAATAGCCGCATACAGGTTATCCTTGGATGCGGAAATGCCTATGGCGGTTATCACTGCAATAGTACCGAGCGTTATTAATGCACCTAAATACGCACCAACCATAGCAAGGGACTCACTATCTTGCGTATTTTTAAGCATAACCAATCAACATTCTACAAGTGTTTACTAAGGACGCCGAATTAACGCAATGACCCAAGGCATGAAATATGTACCTTTATGCTGATGGTTCTTGGGCATTAACTACCTGGTAATGCAAATTAAGGGAGGTCGGTGGCAGTATAATGTGGGCTTGGTCCTCCTTTACACTGGTGATGGGAAGGGAAAGACGACGGCAGCCCTTGGCCTCGTGCTTAGGGCCGTTGGTCATGGATACAGGGTGATAATTGCCCACCTAATGAAGACATTAATATATAGGGGCGAGTACGTTGGTGAGTACCTTGCAATTAAGAAATTTCTCAGTGGTTATGTCGATGTCTTCTCATTAGACCCAGACCAACACCTGACACCTAGGGATGTACTTAAGACGGCCTTATCCAGGGCTATGGAGATTAAGCCATTTCTACTTATCCTTGATGAGGTCAATAATGCAGTGACCAATGGTTATTTAACAACTAGGGAAGTAATTGACGGCATTAAGTCGTTGTCTCCCGAGGTTAATGTTGTGTTAACAGGTAGGGATGCGCCCAGGGAGTTCATGGAGCTTGCCGACCTTATAACGGTTATGGAAGCCGAGAAGCACTATTTTAATAAGGGCGTGGTTGGTGTGGAGGGCCTTGAGTGGTAACATTATTTAATTCCTAAGTTAAGCCATCAATTAATGTCAGCACTGAGATTCCGAGATGATCGACCAACATTAATAGGGGTTGTGCACTTACCACCATTGCCTGGAGCAATCAGGTATGGTGGTCTTGACGTTAGTACAATAGTGGATTTTGCCGTGAGGAATGCCAGGACTCTTGATGAGGCTGGTTTTGATGCCGTGATCCTCGAGAACTACAATGATTACCCATTTAGGGCCAGGGTTAGGGAGCCGGAGACCATAGCATCCATGGCTATAATAGCGAGGGAGGTAATCAAGACAGCAACGATACCCGTGGGGATAAACCTTCTCAGGAACTCAGGGCCTGAGGCAGCCGCAATAGCCGCAGTTACAGGCGCATCCTTCATTAGGTCAAATGCCTACTGTGAGGCCGTAGTTAGCACCGAGGGAATTATTGAGCCAGTAGCTAGGGAGGTGCTTGAGGTAATGACGAGGTTAAACACAAAGATAACCGTACTGGCGGACATATTCGTTAAACATGCAAGCCCCTTGCACAGAATGACTATTGAGGATATTGCCAAGGACTGCATTGAGAGGTCGCTAGCAGATGCACTTGTGGTCACCGGGCCAAGGACCGGTGAACCTCCCGACCCATTGCTTGTTAGGCGCGTGGTAAAGGCAGTAGGCACGAAGATACTCGTAGGTAGCGGCATCAACCCGAACAACATTAATGATTATAGGGATACTCACGGCTTCATAGTCGGGACATACCTAAAGGATGAGGAGGGTCAGATAGATCCCGCGAAGGCCAGGAACATGGTAAACATCGTTAAATCACTAGCCAAGACATGAATTTAGTTAATCTCTATAACGAGTACTGCGGAGAGATCGATTTAGATACGTAGAGTGGGTAAGACTAGTTTTATCCTTGCTCTATCTATCCAGCACGATCAAACCCTAAGCCATCCCAACTGGATCTTAACTCAGATAAAGCAATTTTCAATTCATTGCTCCTTAGAGCTTAGTCATTATCCATGTTCTTAATAACGCCGGCTCACTGGCTTAATTACGTCATAGGCCGCGCTCCCTTTTACATAAGTACCTATTCATCATGTCGGGGTCGATTCATTGCGGATCAATGACCATGCTTGTCCATAATAATGCATTGGTATTGCGTTCCTAACAAGACCTTTACTTAGGAAGTCCATGGATAGTAATTAACCCAAGTAGCGTCTCCAGTATTCTTGCTTTAACGTAGTTCTTAATATTGGGCAATTATAACTCTAATCCGTCAAACGCAATAGAAACCCTGAGGGGCATTAAAACATGATTTAAAGAATAGTGTGTATAGCCATACTTAGTGGGGTTTGTAAGGTTTGGTCAAAGTCTTGATATGGCATACAATAGTGATATCACGACCAGATTTAGGGATGCGATTAGTAGCGTTGGTGCAGCAACCACCATCCCAAGACCCCAGCTTAGCCACATGTAGTATATCGTGATCATTAATATGCTTTCAACCAGTAATATTATTGATACTGAGAGCAGTATCTTGCCAATTCTGGTAAATCCAATATTTAGGTAATTCCTAAGTATTAATATCACAATTATTGTTTGCACAATTGCGACTCCAATATCCACATACCATAGGTAGTGGGTTATGGTTCATCACCTCCCTCTATTTCCTCCTTTTCGTTAATGCCCATTATCCTCATAACTTCCCTAATAAGGTCCCACTTCTTTTCAAGTTTATCACTAATGAAGTATGGTGCACCATAACCAATATCTAACCTACTAACAAGTTCATATCTCTCAAGGAGCTCAAGATGGTACATTATTGTTCTATAGTTTACGTTTAATGCCTTAGCCAATTGATTAGGGTTCATTGGTTTTTTCTTAAGTATTAGCAGGATCTTTAGTCTCATTAAACCTCCACGTGAGCCACCGAGCAACCAAATAAGTATTTTCCTTAGATCCTTCTCATACTCAACCATTAGATACGTAGCATTACCTGACAATGATTTATAAGTTTTAAGCATCGACGTCGCTTAAGATTAATTAATTAAAAGGCATCTGCGCATCATAGTTATGGGCATTAATAATAAATTGGAAACTAAATTGTAATAACACTGCAATAGTCCCATATAACTTAACTAATGCCGTGAAATAGCATCCTAATTCAGTCGTACCAAATCATCAAGGATAGAGCGTTTAATTTAAATTGAGGGATAAAAATAGGATAATGGGTATTTTAATTTTATACTAAATACAATGCATTATGGCAATTACTATGGATAACCTGATGAGTAACTTGATGACTGACCTGTTGATGGCATAGTTGTACTCGTTAAATTCATAAAACCATGCACTGGAGCTACAAATATCCACGGAACTGGCTTAACGAATACCACATTAACTATGTAATCGTTACCCACTAGCCATGGATCTGCAAAGGCGTAATTACCGCCGAGTAGTGTTCCATCGGGTAATTCTGCGTAGCCTAACCACGTCCATGACGCTGTTACCTTAGTCGGCGCCGTCATGCTACTTGGGTTGTAGAATGCTTGGGGTGGTAGGAAGGCGATGGTTACCACTGGGGTTGGTGAGCCTGAGGCATTTACAAAGGTATAACCTGGGCTTATTTGGTTATTTACCGCAAAGGCGTAGGAGAATATTGGCCAGTATATTGTGTTACTCTCATTTAGGTAAGTTGGGTTATAAACCGCTTGGTACACTAGACTGAAGTTATATGTGTTGAGTATTTGTCCGCTTGAAGTCTTTACGTAGGTACCAGGTGGTATTATGGCTAGTAGATTACCCACGGCAACTGCGCTTCCTTGTGTTGCATTCACGGTTACCGTACCTATACTAACCGGCGCTAACTCCGTCTCCATGGTGGTTATCTCAGTACTGTTTGGCGTGGTCTCGGAGGCGTAAACGGTCATTGGCATTGCAGGCATTCCGGTGTATACGAACACCCAGGGCACTGGCTTGACGAATTGGTAGTTCACGAATATGCCAGAGCTAACATACACCCAATTATCCGGGAATGCATAACGGCCACCGATCAATGTGCCGTTTGACTCCTCGGTGAACCCAAGCCATGTCCAGGTGGTCCATGTGCTCGGCATCCTAACGACAGTTATTATTGCCTGCGGCTTACCCTCCTGGTTAACAAATGTGTATCCCGGTGATACTTGCCCATTAACGGCATAGGCAAAGGCATATATTGGTGGTGAGCCTCCCATGTTCATCTCCATGGGCGTTAGCCCAATGTTCTCAATCATGTAGTCGATTATTGAGAATTGATACGTATTGAGCACCTGCCCACCTGGTGTTTCCACGTACGTGCCCGGCCTAATTACGGCTATTATGTTGCCAAGCCTAACGGTAGCTCCTTGTGTTGCATTCACCATCACCGTAGCTTCACCGACCGGTATTAACTCCGGCTGCATCATACCTATACTTGAGTTAGACATACTCTCCAGTGATTGGTACTGGCCTTGTAGGCTCATGTACTGATTCTCAAGATTTGTATAGTTCGTCATTAAGCCTGAGTACTCACTCTCCAGGGTCTGATACTTACTCTGCAACTGCTGGTATTGGCTTTGAAGTGCCATGTACTTACTGGCTACTGACGCCGTGGTTGAGTATAGGTAACCCACGTATATTAGTCCCACTGCGAGTATTACCACCAGTATTATTAGTCCTATTGTTTGATTGTTCATCAACTACGTACCCACGGTCTCATTTAACTCTGTTTTTCGTAATCTCTTACAAATTCTTACCTAATTACTAAATACTAATTAATTTAGGAAAAACGTTAATCACTGGTAATTAAAGCATGAACCACTACTATGCATAAGCCCTAGTATGGCTAACCACTGAAACTGTGTTAATTCCACCATGAGTCTTTACCTGGGATTTTAATGAGTAGTGATTAATTCACTAGACATAGCTCCTAACCCCCTTCATACCCGATGCGTTCTCAAGCATCTTCTTAGCCGTATAGTATCTCCTACAGTCTGGGCATAGATACAACCATTCAGGGTCACCCTTAATGCCAAGTCTAACCTTCGTAGCCATTATGTGCCTCCTGGTATCAAATGGCTTACCACATACCTTGCATGTAATCACCTTGTCATAAACAATATCTGCGCTACCACTTGTCGGAAATTCCTTAGCCCTATCAACTGCTATTGCCTTCTCTGGGCATAGCCTTGAGCAATAACCACACCCAATGCACTTGAGGTTGTTGAATTTGAGCACGGTCTTATTACCAGCCCTATCAACATCGAATGCCCTCTCGGGGCATTTAGCGAAGCATACACCACAGAATGAGCACTTGACATCATCAACATGCACACTAAATATCTTCAGTAATTCATTGGTAACGCCTGTAGCCTTTGATCTAAGTCTTGTTAATGCCTTAACATAGTCATTACGTCTAATGCCCATGTAAATAATTTCCTCACTTGGTGCCTTGTTACCATCCACTGATAACGCACCATTCTCAGCGGCGCTG is a genomic window of Vulcanisaeta souniana JCM 11219 containing:
- a CDS encoding BtpA/SgcQ family protein — encoded protein: MSALRFRDDRPTLIGVVHLPPLPGAIRYGGLDVSTIVDFAVRNARTLDEAGFDAVILENYNDYPFRARVREPETIASMAIIAREVIKTATIPVGINLLRNSGPEAAAIAAVTGASFIRSNAYCEAVVSTEGIIEPVAREVLEVMTRLNTKITVLADIFVKHASPLHRMTIEDIAKDCIERSLADALVVTGPRTGEPPDPLLVRRVVKAVGTKILVGSGINPNNINDYRDTHGFIVGTYLKDEEGQIDPAKARNMVNIVKSLAKT
- a CDS encoding ArsR family transcriptional regulator: MVEYEKDLRKILIWLLGGSRGGLMRLKILLILKKKPMNPNQLAKALNVNYRTIMYHLELLERYELVSRLDIGYGAPYFISDKLEKKWDLIREVMRIMGINEKEEIEGGDEP
- a CDS encoding cob(I)yrinic acid a,c-diamide adenosyltransferase, whose product is MGLVLLYTGDGKGKTTAALGLVLRAVGHGYRVIIAHLMKTLIYRGEYVGEYLAIKKFLSGYVDVFSLDPDQHLTPRDVLKTALSRAMEIKPFLLILDEVNNAVTNGYLTTREVIDGIKSLSPEVNVVLTGRDAPREFMELADLITVMEAEKHYFNKGVVGVEGLEW
- a CDS encoding proton-conducting transporter membrane subunit, whose amino-acid sequence is MIIPYTYILLVSAIINVVGTVPTLLSDSSKRYSWIAPLISMLILLMTPGIHLLAYVAFLVVIGILGMITLMRLNSSIRGVDYMLISIMILATALALYTSDLALVLLSLMLISAPTYLLILMGDPSVSIEVGIKYVVNMIIATVLFFVGAIIISSGPSLITYIIGFSLLLLGLSLEVGAAPMHEWVPDVFTAGNPIPVSIIASIAKIAPFIVAIKITLTTMGLYGIPTYYLAYMAGAFATISMFLGNIGALTSRESPRVLAYSSIANMGYVMAAFAAAIMGAQQLALVGLLLQLFMNAVGKMGFFNTIFSKGNNAVSTWLISLAFIGTPPLLGFWSKLYIIIALVYGNLTWLAVLLVINSVISVPYYVRLARELGTGWRGGLAEGLMLAFTIIVLSTTIPPTWLIHPIMNLVSHLVLTL
- a CDS encoding DsbA family protein; protein product: MPDKWLIRDLRSVLERVDRVGLGFRAQNPRLLIIVFYDLHCPGCALLEDEAGDYLMELFREGKASLYFVDYPVHRGIEKLHAVFRCIYRRNPTAFLEVLRRHYEAYLSGKLSGEDAIAEASNDCVNEELQRIMEARSVAKELGAPGTPTVIIGNLVKNIGQGIFGYPGITRLMKTIEEFYVY
- a CDS encoding NADH-quinone oxidoreductase subunit K — protein: MEVNSAIIYGFASIILMIGYYSALRANDLIRVLISLELMFNAIFLALIPLFAVNPVVAFGILIVTILASSTEFMTLIIAIMSMDRIRKSVRVEEVKAGGEQYVEPKSNT